TTCAGCAGCATTAAATCAATTTCAAGAAAGAAAATTAGATGCTACCATGGAAAGGACAAAAAATCGTCCTATTCCTTCAGGTCAGATTTCTGAATTCAATGCTCAACTATTTATTTTGTTGCTTACAGTAACAGGCTCGTTAATGATCTTATTATCATCTAATCTTACCGCTTTAGTTTTAGCACTTCTGGCAATGGCTTGGTACAATCTTATTTATACTCCATTAAAACGCAAAACTGCATTTGCTGTTGTTCCAGGTTCAGTAATTGGAGCTTTGCCTCCCATGGTAGGTTGGGTTGCAGCTGGTGGTTATGTTTTCGATCCCAAGCTATTGATACTTGCATTTTTCTTTTTCATCTGGCAAATACCTCATTTCTGGCTACTACTCATGAAATATGGAAAACAATATGAAAAAGCAGGTTTTCCTTCACTAACAAAGATTTATTCTGAAAAACAACTGAAGCGTATCACTTTCATGTGGACTGTGGCAACTGCATTGTCCTGTTTATTCATTCCTTTTTTTGAGGTTACATATACCTCATTTGCTAAAATCAGCATTCTGATCTTTTCTCTTTTATTAATTGCCGTTTTTTCAGGTTTACTGTTTCGAAGTAAACAGACGTTCCAAATCTTTCGCTATTTTATGGTGATTAACGTATTCTTACTTCTCGTTATATTATCTTTAGCCATTGATTCTATGCTCATTTAGTTAAGCATCAGAATGAAAGTACTTGCATTTAACCACTCAAATATTAGTTATAAAACGAAATTCAATTATTCATAATACTTGCTATAAAATCTGAATTGAACGATTTGAATAACATATAGTTCAAAGAATTCAATTTTCATTACACCATTTAATCATGAAATAATTGAGAATCTTAATATAAGTTCGTGAGATTAGTTCATCCAATAGTTACATTTTATACATTAAAGATACTAAAGAACTATATTCGAATACATTTAATATGGAATGCAATGCTAGTTTTGTACAACAGTGCAACTGTTAAAAACGAAATGCACTCCTCCCGCAAGTCAGTGACTTGTGGCAATAGGATTCATCTTCCTAAATCCAAAGAATCTTCATACATTTGAATAACCCGAATGTAATATGAGCAGAAACTACAAGTTCCATGACCAGAGCCAAATATATTTTATATCATTTGCAACTGTATATTGGCTTGATGTCTTTTCCAGGTCAACCTATAAAGATTTTATTGTTGACAGCATTAATTATTGTAGAAAAA
The window above is part of the Bacteroidota bacterium genome. Proteins encoded here:
- a CDS encoding protoheme IX farnesyltransferase — its product is MFKQYLELAKVRITIAVTLTTIVGYVLANGGFSWHLVFPTLGIFLIACGSAALNQFQERKLDATMERTKNRPIPSGQISEFNAQLFILLLTVTGSLMILLSSNLTALVLALLAMAWYNLIYTPLKRKTAFAVVPGSVIGALPPMVGWVAAGGYVFDPKLLILAFFFFIWQIPHFWLLLMKYGKQYEKAGFPSLTKIYSEKQLKRITFMWTVATALSCLFIPFFEVTYTSFAKISILIFSLLLIAVFSGLLFRSKQTFQIFRYFMVINVFLLLVILSLAIDSMLI